CAGCCCGGCATCCTGATTGGTGATCTCCACCCTGACACTGGCGGTTCTGCGCCCCAGATGCAGCAGCTCCGAGCGGGCCGTCAGGGTATCACCAACGGCTGCCGGACGGATATAGCTGACGTTCAGGCTGGTGGTGGTGCAGGCAGTGCCGGAAGGAAGCAGCGGGCGGGGAAAAAAGGCGACCGTATCCACCAGGGTGGCCAGCAGGCCGCCATGGGCACCCCCCAGATAGTTGCGGTGCATCTCGCTGACCGTTACCTGCATGATTGCGTGGCGGTCGCCGATCTCCCGCAGCTGAATGCCAAGGGTCTGAAGGAAAGGG
Above is a window of Trichlorobacter lovleyi SZ DNA encoding:
- a CDS encoding PaaI family thioesterase, which gives rise to MAVEPATLESGNRIPFLQTLGIQLREIGDRHAIMQVTVSEMHRNYLGGAHGGLLATLVDTVAFFPRPLLPSGTACTTTSLNVSYIRPAAVGDTLTARSELLHLGRRTASVRVEITNQDAGLVAHGVIGLLLLG